The following are encoded in a window of Paraburkholderia sp. HP33-1 genomic DNA:
- a CDS encoding recombinase family protein: MNQRIGYARVSTDDPHLDLQRDALTRAGCGAIYEEPASVKNAARPELEQCWKALRAGNTLVVWRLDRLGRSMSELMQIMADLEQRGVGFESLAERIETSSAAGKMVFHVFAALAEFERGLLRERTQAGLAAARARGRAGGRKPKLDDQQVREIKALLSDPDIQVAEVARRYGVSRTTIYKRCGVVQPRHQ, translated from the coding sequence ATGAATCAACGCATTGGATACGCTCGCGTATCGACCGATGACCCGCATTTAGACCTGCAACGCGACGCACTCACGCGGGCCGGTTGCGGGGCGATTTACGAGGAACCCGCCAGTGTTAAGAATGCCGCCCGTCCAGAGCTTGAGCAGTGCTGGAAGGCGTTGCGGGCTGGAAATACGCTTGTAGTTTGGCGGCTGGATCGGCTCGGCCGCAGTATGTCCGAGCTGATGCAGATCATGGCTGACCTTGAGCAGCGTGGCGTCGGTTTTGAGAGTTTGGCGGAGAGGATTGAGACGAGCAGCGCAGCGGGCAAAATGGTCTTCCATGTGTTCGCGGCACTCGCGGAGTTTGAACGAGGCTTGCTTCGGGAGCGTACGCAGGCGGGACTGGCTGCAGCTCGGGCCCGTGGTCGCGCGGGTGGCCGCAAGCCTAAGTTAGATGATCAACAGGTGCGCGAGATCAAAGCTCTGTTAAGCGATCCTGACATTCAGGTGGCTGAAGTCGCTCGCCGCTATGGCGTATCCCGCACAACGATTTACAAGCGTTGTGGCGTGGTGCAACCACGCCATCAATAG